The genomic DNA TTCCGCAAGTGATCGAAAAGATTATAGAGTTCAAAAAGAGAGTATTAGTCTTCCCGATAGGCTCTACTCCCGACCAATTTAAGAAGGTAGATTAAGCGATCATGGATATAGCATCACTCATCGGTTTGGGTTCCGCTTTAGTCGTTGTGGCCTTCGGTATTCTTTCCGCAGGGTTGAACCCGATAGATATCGTGGATATTCCCTCAGTCTTGATTACGTTCGGAGGCGCTACTGCCTGTACGATCATGGCGGTTCCTTGGCAGTCGACTCTCGACGTAGGTAAAATTACCCGTAAGGCGTTTCGTGAAGAAAAGAGCGATCTGGTGGAACTGATTAAGACTCTGGTTTCCTTTTCCGAGAAAGCAAGACGAGAAGGTCTACTCGCTCTCGAAGACGACGTTAACGAGTTGCCGGAGGAATTCCTGCGCAAAGGAATTACCTTAGTCGTCGACGGAACGGACCCGGAGTTGGTTCGAAATATTATGGAAACCGAAATGGGAAATATCGCCACCCGCCACTCCCAAGGAAAAGCTT from Leptospira fainei serovar Hurstbridge str. BUT 6 includes the following:
- a CDS encoding motility protein A produces the protein MDIASLIGLGSALVVVAFGILSAGLNPIDIVDIPSVLITFGGATACTIMAVPWQSTLDVGKITRKAFREEKSDLVELIKTLVSFSEKARREGLLALEDDVNELPEEFLRKGITLVVDGTDPELVRNIMETEMGNIATRHSQGKAWWENWGALAPAFGMIGTLIGLVQMLKNLGSGDPSAIGTGMAAALITTLYGSMGANMFAIPIMKKLIRKSEDELLIKQIMIEGTLSIQSGDNPRIVKDKLASFLPPSERGVLKEEGD